The genomic interval accaccggcTCAACCTGcagttaaccttaagggaatcctgcacaaggactcacaagtccctttgcacctctgacctttgaattttctttccatctAGCAAATATTCTATGCCACTATACCTCCTACCAAGTGCATGTTGAAACATTTCctggcactatattccatctgccacttctttgcccactcttccaatctgtccaagtccttctgcttcCTCACACTAGCTGCCTCTCAATCTAttgttgtatcatccacaaagctggccataaagccatcaattccattatccaagttgAACAAAATGTTCTATTGATCACTACTTAAAGAAATGGAGGCATGCTGTTTCATTGCTGCCAGTTAAAGAACCTCATTAGATCATTTGGGACATCTTTTTTCCAAAAGTTTACTAATTTAGGAGATAAACACAGTGTAGCTAATGTGTCTTTAATTTAATTCCAGTTATCTGGAAAATCAGCAGCTTGAGCAACTGGTTGAGGATAACCATTGAATGGAAAGGGAATTGGGGGCGATTATGAgactgagaaaaaaaaacttgcagcagACACAGGACAGCAAGAAGGACTCCATCCTCTTACGGTAGAGGGCACCCCTGTTCCAGTGGACTTGTAACAAGAATTTCCAGTGACACTGAGAACATGCATGTCTTCAAACCATCATATCACATTTAACTGTGCACCTCACCCTCCTCCCTCAGTGAAAGCTACAAGAAGCCTACAAATACACAATGATGTCATGCCCCTCATACAGGCTTCTCCAGAGGTAGACAATAGGCGATGCTTCAGTTcatacattcaatggccactttattagatgccgCCAGTATCTAAAattgtggtcactgagtgtacgttcatggtcttctcatgccgtagcccatccatttcaaggttcaatgtgttgtctgttcagagatgttcttctgcacaccatcattgtaacacatggttacttgagttaccacagccttcctgtcaacttgaaccaatatagccgttctcctctgaactttctcattaacaaggtgtttttgcccacagaactgccactcatcagatgtttctctttttgtttttcgcaccattctgtaaattctagagacacgtgtgtgaaaaccccaggagatcagcagtttctgagatatccaAACCACTCCGCCCAGCTCGAATAATAATTccttggtcaaagtcacttagatcacatctcttctccattctgattttAGGTcttaacaacaactgaacctcttgaccttgccTCCacgcttttatgcatcgagttgcattcacatgattggctaattagatatttgcattaacaagctggtgtacaggtgtgcTTAATAAAGTGGACACCAAGTGTATATGCACACATCAAACTGACCCTGCCTGCTCTATGGGCAGATATCACATCTTGTGCCAGTTGATTGTCCACCAGTGCCCCATCCTCGCGAGGCTGTCCTCTGAAGTTTACTTGTAACCATTAGCACTTTCAATTCTTCACTGAGGCTGCCCCTCAGAGTTAAGGGTACCTTCCTTCCACTCCTATTTCCTGGCTAATGAGAGAGCAACAAGCTCTTTCTCAAATAAGACTAGGAGCGTCTGGTGTTGTGGCCAAGCAGGTAGCTTATGTTTATTGTCAGGCTCATCAAGCAAtgctttatatattttttaaaaattttaattgTTAGCAAAGCTACTTGCAGATTGCCATATAAAAGTTCCCAAATAACAGAGGCATGCTGAACGCTGAACTACTGCCAAGCACAAAGAATTTGAGCTGTGTAAGTACAGGAGCAATTAAATCCATACAAAAGTGACCATGGTATAAAATAAGAATATCAAGTTCAGTATTATTCCAGTCCACAGATACTCCTGAGCTTATGAATGTTTGTTTTATGCATGATATACGAACAAATGTTTGGGAAACTGGCAGTATGGTCTTGCCAGTTACTGTAGGACTGTGGGCAGTTTATGTCTTGGGGGAACTCAGTTTACAGCTGTACTGTAAAATGTTTGGGTTACAAACAATTTAAATTCCGGTTGAAGATAGCACTGGTGATGCCCAGCAACAAATTACTAGAAAAAATACAACACAAAAGAAAATTGAAAATCAGTAAGatttttattgataaaaataagttattttcctcaaataacataattttatcttcaaaggacctatatatttaatcctatctgttgtagataggggtgccaaattttcaaaattatatcatattcatttcttaaattataagtaattatttcaagtggaatgcagctatatatttcattattccaatgatccatagttaaatatgaatctgatttccaagtaactgcaatagcttttttggctactgccaatgcaatttttataaattttttctgatatttattcaatttaggttttggtattatcccttcaatgtctcctaataaaaataacattgtgctaaactaaagttattttgaactccatggagcatgtggggatcctccaatatccaggcaatctttctatcttttttttctttcttttctcttttttttccaatAGGGATctaagggagggggggggggttaaggggagggggagggtcaatattaatttttcactattctaatattctattcattttatgtaattctcttaaaaatttaataaataaataaataaaaatcagcAAGTAGGGAATTGTTCTTTTACGTTTGTACTTATCATATTAATATAATTATTGCTTCTTGCTTTCCAATTATACTAGAATAAGAAGGGCAATTTCAATGTAAAAGCCTAATATTACTTACAGTTGGGCAGATATTTTGCCAGGAGAGATTCATTATGGTTTGATGTTGTCACTTGCAGATCTTTTTCATCAGATACAATGAAGTCTTTTAAACTGTCATTTTCCCACTCTGTTTCTGAGCTATTTTCCACTTGGGAGAGGGATGATGTGTCAGACTCTTCATCTGATATCTGATAAGCAGATACAGGTTAATGTCACATCTTGAAAATCATAAAACTGACAAGATAATGTAATTTATGCATTCCTATACAAGGCTGCTTCATCATTCTACCTAACCAATTTGGTATTGTACACAATAGGACTAAGTTTAAAAAAATGGAATATTCACAATGGATATGCTAATTATTGGATTAGTTTGTGTAAAACTGTCTAATTACTTTGGATTCAGTATGATGAAATAAAGGAAAATATCACCCTTGATCTTGGTCCCAGTATGGCAAagctttttttttcactttatgtgtcaatgatttggatgatggaagtgATGATTTTTTTGGGCCAAATTTGCAAATattacaaaggtaggtggaggggtgggtagtgttcAGGAATcagagaatctgcagaaggaGAAAGGACAAAGAAGTGACAAGTGGAATATGTACAGTGTGGGGAAgtatacagtcatgcactttggcagaaggaataaaggagaagagtattttctaagcagggagaaaatttaaaaatcagaggtgcaaagggacgtgTGACTCATTGTGGAGGATTCCCTAAACGtcaacttccaggttgagttggtgataaggGAAGCAATACAATGTTAGTAATCATTTCAAGGGGGCTAGTACATAAGATTAAGGAtggaatactgaggctttataaagtattggtcactgttatctaagaaaagatgtgctggcattggagtgagtccagaggaggcttacgagaatgaaagagttaacttatcaggagcatttgatagctctgggccatTTACAAGAATGAGgtgagatctcactgaaacctatcaaatattgaaaggcctacatagagtggatgtggagatgatgttttctacagtgggtgagtctaggaccagagggcacaacctcagaatagagggacgcccatttagccagaggatggtgaatctatggaattcattgccacagatgctgtggggggggggggggggtcaagtcattgagtatatataaagcagaggttgatagattcttgattagtcaggatgtcaatcaaggcagggcaggagaatggagttgagagataTGATACAagagccacgatggaatggcggagcagactggatgggctgaatagcctaactgTGCTCctatgtgtcttatggtcttagagttATATGATCTTGTTTCTGCTTTAACAGCACCCAACAGACTTTACATAACACCTTTAATATGATACAGATTCCAAAGACCCACCATGGATTTGAATTTGACAAGTCAAGACTGAGCCAAAGGAGGAGACATTATGAGGAACTTCACTGAAGAAATGTGTTTTTAGAGAACAAAACATACAGAGATTAAAGGAGGGAATTCTAAAAAGTGGAAATCAAAATGTTGAAGGTTTCATTCCTACTGGTGAAGGAAAGGGTGGACAAAAGAAGAATGACCAGAGAACCAAATTAAGCTGCATTAGGTTGTATAGCTAGAATGGAGAGGATAGAATGGAGCGATCAGCAATAAGAATGTTTACCTTAAACTTGAGCATAGGAAGTCAAAATAGAGCCGCAAAGTTTACATGCGATATTTCACAGTAAGACACGTAGAGCAGAATATGATAGAGAGCAACATTAAATAGTCTATAGCAGTTATATCTAAAGGTGAGGGGAATGAGGAAAGGCTGAGATGATAAATTAGAGAGATGAAAGTGTTTGGTTTTATGTAAAGAGGATTTTATGTTTGAAGAAAGCCTGAGATTGAACAGAACTTCAGTGATGTGGACAATCTGGCTTGTCCTGAAATTGGTGGAAGAATGAAATATTTGACAACGAGCAAGAGTAAAAAATTGTTAATGATTAATTAACCAACTCTTTGAATGAAACTAACCTCAGTTAACTCTAATGTACTACTAGTTGTGCGTCGAGACCTTTTCTTCTGTGATAAACGTTTCAGCTCCAACTGCCGTTTCCTTTTTCGAGCAATTGCAAGTTCTTTCTCTAACTGACCATTCTCAGCAATCTTTACACTGAAACTAGTGTCCAATGGCTGTTCCTCACTATTGCTTTCGTCATCTTGCACAAAAATACAGCACGACTTGGCTTTTACCTTCCTCACTGGCTTGCTATAAATCTCACTATCTGAACTGCTCTCACTCTCAGTTAATAGGTTACTCAAACATAAACGCTTCTTCCGAATAATACGTTCATCATCTGAGCTATCTGTTGTTTTACTGGCTGGGTTTTGATCATTGTAATCTTCTGTGATGCCACTCTTTAATTCTTTATCTTTACTTTTTTCACATGAAGTCTCCTTTTCTTCATCTAAACTGTCTGTTGTATTGTTTGCTGGGTTCTGCTCATCTTCAGAGACACTACTCCATGATTCTTCATCCTCACTCTCTTCATACGAAGACTCAGTTTCCTCATCTGTATCACACATTTGAGAAAGTGAAGCCATCCTTGTGCGCCTTCGATCAATACGTGATTTAGGCAAACACTGACGCGTGCTTCTTCTTGTTCCGTATTTACTGATTGCAGAGGCCATTGCATCTGATTAAACATAAGATAGTGTGAAATTATAAATCAATTAGCAGCAATACTATAAACATTTTATTTACTATTATGAATTTGGATTTTGGTTCTGGGGGAAATAAAAGAAAGCACACTGCATTTATGTTatcacattcactcaaacaaaaaGCTTCCAATTCAGAATTGTATGTCGTATGGATGAAACAAGTATGGGGAAATTCATCAGCCAATGAGAAAATTGTGAAGATTTCCACAAAAAGAAATACGTAAATATTAGCATTCCCTTTGacagggctagaatataaaagcaaagatgtaatactGAAGCTTTAGGAGGTGTTGGTAACACTGCAagagtactgtgagcaattttggtcccctaatctagaAAAAGATGTGCAGGcactggagaaggtccagaggaggtgcgcaagaatgatcccagcaatgaaagggttaatatataagGTGCGTTTGATATGACTCTGGGCTtgcactcgctggagtttagaaaaatgaagggggaTTTCACTGAACGCtcccaaatattgaaaagcctcgatagagtggatatgaaagGGTATTTACTACAGAAGGGgatcctaggaccagagggcacagccttagtaTAGAGTGATTCCCTTTAGAAgaaagatgaggaggagtttctttaaccaaaggatggtgaatttgtggaattcattgtcacaggtggctgtggaggccaagtcattggacatATTTACAGCGGAGGCTGATaaatttttgattagtaagggtgtcaaaggatatggggagaaggcaggaaagtaagattgagaaggataataagtcagccatgatggaatagaacagcagacaagatgggccaaatggtctaattctgctcctacgttttATGATCTTAATCTGAACAacttctttttattttacttctgTAGTTACCTCCTTTAAACATCTTGCATGCTACCTTCACACAAAAGGAGAGTTGGCCTTACTAGGTTGATTTTCCTGCTCTTTCTCACTCAGGAACTAGGTGGGAAGAAGGCACCTATAGACACCCAAGTCTTCTGTACTGGGCCAATTATATGACCTAGGGAGAAACCAGGTTCAGAGTTACCTTGTCAAGGTTTAGAGCAGCAATGACATACCTTCCATTAAAATCAGAAAACCCCAATTGCCTCAAAAAAACTCTAGAACACGATGCATAAAAGAGGTCACATACTAACAGTAAGCCATCCTCTAGTTCTTCATACATGCAAAATTCCCAGTGTACTTCACAACATCTTAATCAGCCAAAAGCACTTAGCTATAAAGAGAAACTAAAGGCTTTGTAAAATAGTTTGGCTTGGGTGTGAGGGAGGGTCAAAGATAGGGAGATGCCAAGGCGCAATGTTTGGCAGTTGTAGTTTGGGAGGAAGTTACAAAAAAATGAGTGGGACAAGaccatggagtataagaaattgaATTAAAATACCAAGAGCTGAAAGTGACAGAGTCATTTGAAACGAAGATAACTGGCGTTTGGTTAAGTTCAGTTATACAAAGATTTTCTTTGTACAAttgaactttcagaaggaaaGGAGGGGAAAGGATTTGCATTTATATGATACATCCCACTCGGGTTGTCCAGCATGCTAAAACAAAAAAGTGAAAATCTATCACATTGAAGGTAATGTGGCAGCCTGCTGCACACAGCACCAAATACCATCAAGATAAATAATCAGTTTGGTTGTTCTGGTCATGTTGCTTGGGGAATAAATGAGGGTGAGTTCATTGCTAGAACATCACTGGTCTTCCAGAAATACTGCCAGCATGCACACTTGAATGAATTCTTATCTAGAGGACATGACCTCCAATAACACAGCACTCCATCAGGGCTGCATTGTACAGTCAAAATGGATTTTGTATTAAAAGATTGATCCAGATTCGCAACTCAGAGGCAAAAAATGCTATTCTTCATCCAAGTGTGTATCTGAAAGCTGTGAACAGACCATCATCAGTTCTGTCCGCTGGTGCAATAAACAACTGCATATGCTCATCCCTCTTGGAAATTCTTTCCATGCGTAACAGACAATTTCATGTGTCCACTGGAAATTGGGTCGGGGAAATAATTCCAGCTGCTTCAGCTCAAGGAAGATTTTGAAGAGTAGGAGTCAATGCAAGGTATCAAGGAAGCTCAGTGCTTCTTGGAGTGTATGTTCCCGTAAATAGCAACTCAATCAGCAGGGACCTCAAGAGACTAAAAGTGCAACCAcccagaggaggagaagaggcagaaggtgcaggagtATTCAACATACTGCTGTTCCCAAACTCAAGTTCAGTGTGAGACTCTCCTGGAACTGGTGATACTTGGAGAGAGACTGCATAGGGGAGAACAGCAAAGCACGGAAATGCAGTGATGACATGGTTAGGGGCATTTTGTAGGTGTCAGATCACAGACTGGCTACTGAATAGTTAGTGATAATGAGAGTGGGTAATCTGTAATTTTCAAATCACAACCCCTAGATTCTCCAACACAAGGAAACATGCTCTTCACATTCATTTTGTTACAGCTCCTCAGAATTTTACATTTCTCCTAAGTCCATTCTCACACTCCTAAACTTCAGTTTCCAAGTCTCATCAGTCCACACTTTCTTCATAAGACAACCCAACCATTCCAGAGCAAGATCACAAACAGTTGGAAGAGCTCAGTAGGTGAGGTGGCGTAAGTAGAGGCATCTGCAGTTTGTTGTATCCTTTCTacttttgtattcaattcccctagTGATAAATAATAACAATCTATTAACTTCTCTAAATGACTTGTAGTGTGTGCTTAGTGCCTTTGATAAATTGTATGCCAGGATATTACAATCTATTTCAGAAATTTGCAAGCTCTCACTatatagttaaaaaaaaattaatttttctTGCCAAAATTATAATTCAGAGTAACAGAAGTGTACCATGTTTTGACAGAGTAGACAAAATAAAAACTGTTCCTATAAACCTATAAGGACATGGGGAGTATCAAGCTTTTGGTAAGAGAACTTGAGGAATATGGAGCAAGTGGTAATGACCTGGAACATAGTGCCTTTGAAGTGATAGAAGCAGCGGTGATCAATGATTTCAATAAAAAATTGAAAAGGCACTGTATGGCAATGAGAATACAGTTTGTTCTACAAGAGATCAACTTAATATACTGTCTATAATGGTTTGATGATGTAGTTAGGATATTGAATATTGTTCAGCCAAACAGAATGCCACGACACACAATTTATCAATATTGCCTTAATGCAGATGTAGAGAATGTAGAATTCATTTCATTGATAGTAGAGGATGATTTATCAGTTAAACTGATGTGAAAGTGAAACTGATGCAGAAGTATCTATTATTTCCAATATTAAAGCAAGTATGTATGCTTTTGACTCACTGGATTCCTGTTTGGACACATTCGTGGCTGATTACTGACATTATAAATTAACACTGCATTACACAAAATAGTTATATCCAAAGAAGTATGAAGTAGAATAATAGAACAACATTACTCTAAGCATATGGTTACTCTCAGTATGAATGCTGTAAATTGTACATTTGTCCATTGCACCTGCATAGAACAAGGATTTGGACAGCCAGTCAGAAATTGCAAAGTCTGATTGGACTAGTAGAGATCTCAGCCTCCTGAGAATGGCACAAAAATCCATGCCAGTGTCCACATGGATCAATGTGAGAATGAGCTGCATTACTTCCAGGTGCAGGAGGAGGGCTTCCATTCAAACTGATTGAGGCAAGTGTGTGGGGACCAAGCACCACCACTGAAGAAATCAGATTCATTTCCACAGTACGTGGTGCGCCCAGAGTCCTATCACTTTTTGAGGAGTTGTTTCAGAACACGTTTGAAGATCTCCCAAGGTAGGAAAGTCTGAGACTGgagtgatgctgcctggcctgctgagttcctccagcactgtgtgtgttgttgttgctAGGGTTAACATCTGGAGGAGTTTGGGACTGGAGACAGCTTTTTTGAGCAACGCTCTACCAGGGGTGGTGGATTCGTGTCCAAATGCAGAACTTAGAAGACATTTGAACAGGCAGACAGatggagtgtgggggaggggcTGAGAAGGTGGCATGGTCTGGAGGGATCTGAGGCAAATGCTCTTGATCTTAAAGATTGTCCATATTGTATCAAGCAGTGGTAGTGGACGAGTAAACTCCAGCAAAGACCACAGTTTAGTCTGACAAAACCCTGTTAATTAATCAAATGTAAAATATTCTTCCAGAAATCCAGATAAATAGCTTATTTTATTAACTCAAAAGATAGTTAAGATCTAGGATGGGCAATGAATGAAAGGACAGAACTCAAAATCCCACatgaactttaaaaatgttgtttTCTTACAAGATTGGAGAGGACAAATTTGATGGGAACTTGAGTGCTTTTCTCTTCTACATTGCatctgtgtggaggggtgggaatGTGGAGTGGCTGAGTACGAACAATAGCAAGTTTTAAAGGACAGTAGGATAGGTGCATGAACGGGAAGGGTGGTTTGTGGAGACAACCAGGAGGGATATGGGAAAGGCAGGAGCAAATGAGATTACGATAGACTTTTGATCAGCATGGACCAGCAGAGCTGAAAGGACCTTTCCCGTGCTGTTTGGCTCCCAGGAAGTGATCCTGCCATAGATGGGTACTACTTCAGCAACATTGATTGAATCTCCAACTAGAATCCGGCAGAGCTACAGCCACATTACAAATACAGCATTATGTTCAAATAAATAAGAgggaggtttagctttacctcATTTAGAGACCTATTATTGGGCTGCCCAATTAACAGCAATTGTGTCATGGATCAGAGAAGACAtggattcaaaatgggttcaCATACAGCAAAATTCAATTGGTGAGTTACCTTTAGCAGCTCTTCCCTTTTTAAATCCAAACGTGTGGAAGAATGTTAAGACTCAGAATGAACGGGCTAACTATACATTGAAAGTATGGGACAGAATTAGGAAAAAATTAGATCTTCCAAGGACTATATCAAGGGCAACCAGAATTGCATTAATTCTAGATTTTATTCCCGTAAGCCTGGATTCTGGTGTTAACAGGTGGGCGCAAAAAGCCTGGTTCTTGTGGACCAAATGTTTGATGGTGAGGTGCTCAAATCTTTCTCCCAACTACAaactgaatttgatcttgtatcAAATGACTTTTATAGATTCCTCCAAATTAGACATTACCTTCCATCACACAAAGAACGGAACAATCTTAAAATACAGCCAAATAACTTGGAAACATTTTGGTAGGTCGCAATCCCAGAAAATTATATCTTGAATACATAAAAAAATACACCTGGATACAATGGATAACATGTTAGATGTTAAACTTAAGTGGTAATTGGAGGCAAACACCATAATAGAAGAGGAAGAATGGGAGAGGTCTTGGGAGTCGTGACATAAATGCTTGAATAGTCCCAATTGGAGGGAATTTGCTTGGAAAACAAGGATGAGGTACTTTAAATCCCCATTAGTAATATCATTAAACGCAGAAAGAAAACAGCAGTCTTTGCTGGAGAGGATGTGGCCTAGTGGGAGATTTTGCACATATATTCTGGGACTGTCCCAAATTAAGGGAATTTTGGTACAAGGTCACTGAGGAAATAAACAGGATTTTAGACACAAGTATACCCTTTGAACCTAGTTATTTAATTTTAGGCAACCTCCTGCAATCTGCAATAGAGAAGAATAACTATATATGTTAAGAGCTTTGATTTTGATTGCTCATAAAATGGTAACTGTTAATTGGCTTCAATCTCACCCATCCACTTTGGAACAATAATCAGTGCAAGTTTACAGTTGAAAATGGACTCCCACTTAGAAAGATGGAACTCTGTTTTAGTGTACCTGGCACAGTGAAAGGGACTTGAGCTGATTGATTGAGGACTGTGATTTTATTTAAAATTGATGTAAATCTACATTGAGGGGTGATGTAAAGTATGTAGAtcatgtgtatgtatgtaattgTAGGTATGTGCCtcatttcttttttctcttgTTCCTACTCTCTTCCACCCCTGGTATTGTTAATTTAGGTACAGTGAATTGTGGACCGATAGCCGATGCTTGTTTGCAGCTATGTGTTAGATTAATAAAATTTTAcaaaataaagttaaaaaaacaAATGCAGCTAATCTGTGatttttagatgcatatcatatttatactgttaaatactgtatgtaattagttttgctacaataagtgtatgggacactggaaaaatgttgaatttccccttggggatgaataaagtatctatctatctattaaaaTGGGCTTTACTCTTTTAAAGGGGATATGCGGAGTCCTACGTTATGCAAGTATGTCACTACCTGGCATATTTCAGACGGATGCTTTATTGCACACAAAAGCGCCGTCTGAAAATCGACCTGTGTTTATAATTGAGGATGAACTGGACGTCCCTCCTGCAGCTCCGGGTTGGAGGCCTGCCTGGGCAGCGAGAGCGGGACCGGACCCGTGTCTTTATTAATTAAACGCGCAGACTGGAGGAGGCCCAAGCGTTTCATTTTAAATCTGCCTCGCCAGTTTATGATGGCCAAACTCACCAGGTTATTGGTCTCTCCGCACCGTGGCCGCCTTTCCCCTCAGCGAAATGGCAGCGCCCTGCTTCCACTTGCAAACTGCGTCAGGTTTGTTTCTGTCACCATTCGGCGGCCTTCCGTCTGTCACACCCCAAACACGCCCACGTTGTTTTGAAGCCGAGGGCGGGCAGGGAGATAAAGTCTCCCCGGCTCTGGGCGCTCAGCTGCGTAGACCCGCGGGTCCGTGTGAGAGAATCGTCTCAGAGTAAATTCCACTTACATCTTTGCAATTCTTTATTTTATGTGTGTGGAAAGTGTGCGAGAAGTAAACTTTGAAGCGTTCTCCCCAAACGTCGGCtgtactcgtttccatagatgctgcctggcctgctgagttccttcaacattttgtgtgtttcttggatttccagcttctgcagattttctcttgttcgtgtCTTTGAAAGCACTTGTATGCACCCAAATTTTAATACACATTAATGTCTCCTACAATTCGTCAATTAAAtgtatttaaaatttttaa from Hypanus sabinus isolate sHypSab1 chromosome 3, sHypSab1.hap1, whole genome shotgun sequence carries:
- the ccdc82 gene encoding coiled-coil domain-containing protein 82 isoform X3, which produces MASAISKYGTRRSTRQCLPKSRIDRRRTRMASLSQMCDTDEETESSYEESEDEESWSSVSEDEQNPANNTTDSLDEEKETSCEKSKDKELKSGITEDYNDQNPASKTTDSSDDERIIRKKRLCLSNLLTESESSSDSEIYSKPVRKVKAKSCCIFVQDDESNSEEQPLDTSFSVKIAENGQLEKELAIARKRKRQLELKRLSQKKRSRRTTSSTLELTEISDEESDTSSLSQVENSSETEWENDSLKDFIVSDEKDLQVTTSNHNESLLAKYLPNFHICDLYSHFERVVKALLINAFDTNFLKSLYEGRRSKKYAKEMLKSLSYLDERCVDARLTNLKSTSRWKDRYKERVDCYPNLHVKEHSGFKTSCQACELKRTCRFTVTLSGKLYDSKNLEQDSFMSSDKQVLLVGRVCSARTEVYHGLKHFKYKLYEECCSIVQSEATQDENVKDAVNRIHKRLKEQSWVEE
- the ccdc82 gene encoding coiled-coil domain-containing protein 82 isoform X2; this encodes MASAISKYGTRRSTRQCLPKSRIDRRRTRMASLSQMCDTDEETESSYEESEDEESWSSVSEDEQNPANNTTDSLDEEKETSCEKSKDKELKSGITEDYNDQNPASKTTDSSDDERIIRKKRLCLSNLLTESESSSDSEIYSKPVRKVKAKSCCIFVQDDESNSEEQPLDTSFSVKIAENGQLEKELAIARKRKRQLELKRLSQKKRSRRTTSSTLELTEISDEESDTSSLSQVENSSETEWENDSLKDFIVSDEKDLQVTTSNHNESLLAKYLPNFHICDLYSHFERVVKALLINAFDTNFLKSLYEGRRSKKYAKEMLKSLSYLDERCVDARLTNLKSTSRWKDRYKERVDCYPNLHVKEHSGFKTSCQACELKRTCRFTVTLSGKLYDSKNLEQDSFMSSDKQVLLVGRVCSARTEVYHGLKHFKYKLYEECCSIVQSEATQDENVKDAVNRIHKRLKEQSWVEEGKVY
- the ccdc82 gene encoding coiled-coil domain-containing protein 82 isoform X1; protein product: MASAISKYGTRRSTRQCLPKSRIDRRRTRMASLSQMCDTDEETESSYEESEDEESWSSVSEDEQNPANNTTDSLDEEKETSCEKSKDKELKSGITEDYNDQNPASKTTDSSDDERIIRKKRLCLSNLLTESESSSDSEIYSKPVRKVKAKSCCIFVQDDESNSEEQPLDTSFSVKIAENGQLEKELAIARKRKRQLELKRLSQKKRSRRTTSSTLELTEISDEESDTSSLSQVENSSETEWENDSLKDFIVSDEKDLQVTTSNHNESLLAKYLPNFHICDLYSHFERVVKALLINAFDTNFLKSLYEGRRSKKYAKEMLKSLSYLDERCVDARLTNLKSTSRWKDRYKERVDCYPNLHVKEHSGFKTSCQACELKRTCRFTVTLSGKLYDSKNLEQDSFMSSDKQVLLVGRVCSARTEVYHGLKHFKYKLYEECCSIVQSEATQDENVKDAVNRIHKRLKEQSWVEERFRHFETVLANADYFREENLE